The following are from one region of the Passer domesticus isolate bPasDom1 chromosome 13, bPasDom1.hap1, whole genome shotgun sequence genome:
- the LRRTM2 gene encoding leucine-rich repeat transmembrane neuronal protein 2 isoform X2 yields the protein MHPPMYSKEWLSSLHPELFYGLRKLQTLHLRSNSLRTIPVRLFWDCRSLEFLDLSTNRLRSLARNGFAGLIKLRELHLEHNQLTKINFAHFLRLSSLHTLFLQWNKISNLTCGMEWTWGTLAKLDLTGNEIKAIDLTVFETMPNLKTLLMDNNKLTTLDSKILSSLTSLTTVGLSGNLWECSPKICALATWLSGFQGRWEHSILCHSPDHTQGEDILDAVYGFQLCWNLSTVVTPVATTSYTAPTTEYTKRISSSHFHVGDKEIPTTAGMVVTTEEQFPEPNNAIFTQRVITGTMALLFSFFFIIFIVFISRKCCPPTLRRIRQCSMIQNHRQLRSQTRLHMANMSDQGPYNEYEPTHEGPFIIINGYGQCKCQQLPYKECEV from the exons ATGCACCCTCCAATGTACTCAAAAGAATGG TTATCCTCTCTGCACCCCGAGCTCTTCTACGGCCTTCGCAAGCTACAGACCTTGCACTTGCGATCCAACTCCCTGCGGACCATCCCGGTCCGCCTGTTCTGGGACTGTCGTAGCCTGGAATTCCTGGATTTGAGCACAAACCGCTTGCGAAGTTTGGCTCGCAATGGATTTGCGGGATTAATCAAGCTGAGGGAGCTTCACCTAGAGCACAACCAGCTGACAAAGATTAATTTTGCTCACTTCCTCCGGCTGAGCAGCCTGCACACGCTCTTCTTGCAGTGGAACAAAATTAGCAACTTGACATGTGGGATGGAGTGGACTTGGGGCACCTTAGCAAAGCTCGATTTGACTGGAAATGAAATCAAAGCCATCGACCTCACCGTCTTTGAAACTATGCCTAACCTTAAAACCCTCCTCATGGATAACAACAAGCTAACCACTCTGGATTCCAAGATCCTGAGCTCGCTGACATCCCTCACCACCGTGGGCCTCTCTGGCAATCTGTGGGAATGCAGCCCAAAGATCTGCGCCTTGGCCACATGGTTGAGTGGCTTCCAAGGTCGGTGGGAGCACTCCATCCTCTGCCACAGCCCCGACCACACCCAGGGAGAGGATATTCTGGACGCAGTGTATGGTTTTCAGCTTTGCTGGAATTTATCGACTGTGGTTACCCCTGTGGCTACGACATCGTACACAGCTCCAACTACTGAGTACACGAAAAGAATAAGCTCTTCTCATTTCCATGTGGGAGACAAAGAGATTCCAACTACAGCAGGCATGGTTGTTACCACCGAAGAACAGTTCCCTGAGCCAAACAATGCCATCTTCACTCAGAGGGTAATTACAGGAACAATGGctttattgttttctttcttttttatcatttttataGTGTTCATCTCCAGGAAGTGCTGCCCTCCCACACTAAGAAGAATTAGGCAGTGCTCAATGATTCAAAACCACAGGCAGCTCCGATCCCAAACACGGCTGCATATGGCCAATATGTCAGACCAAGGACCCTATAACGAGTACGAACCCACCCACGAAGGACCCTTCATCATCATCAATGGCTATGGACAGTGCAagtgccagcagctgccctATAAAGAATGTGAAGTATAA
- the LRRTM2 gene encoding leucine-rich repeat transmembrane neuronal protein 2 isoform X3 codes for MHPPMYSKEWLFYGLRKLQTLHLRSNSLRTIPVRLFWDCRSLEFLDLSTNRLRSLARNGFAGLIKLRELHLEHNQLTKINFAHFLRLSSLHTLFLQWNKISNLTCGMEWTWGTLAKLDLTGNEIKAIDLTVFETMPNLKTLLMDNNKLTTLDSKILSSLTSLTTVGLSGNLWECSPKICALATWLSGFQGRWEHSILCHSPDHTQGEDILDAVYGFQLCWNLSTVVTPVATTSYTAPTTEYTKRISSSHFHVGDKEIPTTAGMVVTTEEQFPEPNNAIFTQRVITGTMALLFSFFFIIFIVFISRKCCPPTLRRIRQCSMIQNHRQLRSQTRLHMANMSDQGPYNEYEPTHEGPFIIINGYGQCKCQQLPYKECEV; via the exons ATGCACCCTCCAATGTACTCAAAAGAATGG CTCTTCTACGGCCTTCGCAAGCTACAGACCTTGCACTTGCGATCCAACTCCCTGCGGACCATCCCGGTCCGCCTGTTCTGGGACTGTCGTAGCCTGGAATTCCTGGATTTGAGCACAAACCGCTTGCGAAGTTTGGCTCGCAATGGATTTGCGGGATTAATCAAGCTGAGGGAGCTTCACCTAGAGCACAACCAGCTGACAAAGATTAATTTTGCTCACTTCCTCCGGCTGAGCAGCCTGCACACGCTCTTCTTGCAGTGGAACAAAATTAGCAACTTGACATGTGGGATGGAGTGGACTTGGGGCACCTTAGCAAAGCTCGATTTGACTGGAAATGAAATCAAAGCCATCGACCTCACCGTCTTTGAAACTATGCCTAACCTTAAAACCCTCCTCATGGATAACAACAAGCTAACCACTCTGGATTCCAAGATCCTGAGCTCGCTGACATCCCTCACCACCGTGGGCCTCTCTGGCAATCTGTGGGAATGCAGCCCAAAGATCTGCGCCTTGGCCACATGGTTGAGTGGCTTCCAAGGTCGGTGGGAGCACTCCATCCTCTGCCACAGCCCCGACCACACCCAGGGAGAGGATATTCTGGACGCAGTGTATGGTTTTCAGCTTTGCTGGAATTTATCGACTGTGGTTACCCCTGTGGCTACGACATCGTACACAGCTCCAACTACTGAGTACACGAAAAGAATAAGCTCTTCTCATTTCCATGTGGGAGACAAAGAGATTCCAACTACAGCAGGCATGGTTGTTACCACCGAAGAACAGTTCCCTGAGCCAAACAATGCCATCTTCACTCAGAGGGTAATTACAGGAACAATGGctttattgttttctttcttttttatcatttttataGTGTTCATCTCCAGGAAGTGCTGCCCTCCCACACTAAGAAGAATTAGGCAGTGCTCAATGATTCAAAACCACAGGCAGCTCCGATCCCAAACACGGCTGCATATGGCCAATATGTCAGACCAAGGACCCTATAACGAGTACGAACCCACCCACGAAGGACCCTTCATCATCATCAATGGCTATGGACAGTGCAagtgccagcagctgccctATAAAGAATGTGAAGTATAA
- the LRRTM2 gene encoding leucine-rich repeat transmembrane neuronal protein 2 isoform X1: MGLHFKWPLGARMLAALYAMSMVLKMLPALGMACPPKCRCEKLLFYCDSQGFHSVPNTTEKGSLGLSLRHNYISELERDQFASFSQLTWLHLDHNQIATVREDSFQGLYKLKELVLSSNKIFHLPNTTFSQLLNLQTLDLSFNQLSSLHPELFYGLRKLQTLHLRSNSLRTIPVRLFWDCRSLEFLDLSTNRLRSLARNGFAGLIKLRELHLEHNQLTKINFAHFLRLSSLHTLFLQWNKISNLTCGMEWTWGTLAKLDLTGNEIKAIDLTVFETMPNLKTLLMDNNKLTTLDSKILSSLTSLTTVGLSGNLWECSPKICALATWLSGFQGRWEHSILCHSPDHTQGEDILDAVYGFQLCWNLSTVVTPVATTSYTAPTTEYTKRISSSHFHVGDKEIPTTAGMVVTTEEQFPEPNNAIFTQRVITGTMALLFSFFFIIFIVFISRKCCPPTLRRIRQCSMIQNHRQLRSQTRLHMANMSDQGPYNEYEPTHEGPFIIINGYGQCKCQQLPYKECEV, from the exons ATGG GCTTACATTTCAAGTGGCCATTAGGGGCTCGTATGCTGGCAGCACTATATGCAATGAGTATGGTTTTAAAAATGCTGCCTGCCTTGGGCATGGCTTGTCCACCAAAATGTCgctgtgagaagctgctctTTTACTGTGACTCTCAGGGGTTTCACTCAGTGCCAAACACCACTGAAAAGGGCTCGCTAGGTTTGTCACTGAGGCACAATTATATTTCTGAACTTGAAAGGGATCAATTTGCAAGCTTCAGTCAACTTACTTGGCTTCACTTAGATCATAATCAAATTGCAACAGTCAGAGAAGATTCTTTTCAAGGACTGTATAAACTTAAGGAATTAGTCTTAAGTTCCAACAAAATCTTTCATTTGCCAAACACAACTTTTAGCCAGCTGCTTAACCTGCAGACTTTGGACCTCTCTTTTAATCAGTTATCCTCTCTGCACCCCGAGCTCTTCTACGGCCTTCGCAAGCTACAGACCTTGCACTTGCGATCCAACTCCCTGCGGACCATCCCGGTCCGCCTGTTCTGGGACTGTCGTAGCCTGGAATTCCTGGATTTGAGCACAAACCGCTTGCGAAGTTTGGCTCGCAATGGATTTGCGGGATTAATCAAGCTGAGGGAGCTTCACCTAGAGCACAACCAGCTGACAAAGATTAATTTTGCTCACTTCCTCCGGCTGAGCAGCCTGCACACGCTCTTCTTGCAGTGGAACAAAATTAGCAACTTGACATGTGGGATGGAGTGGACTTGGGGCACCTTAGCAAAGCTCGATTTGACTGGAAATGAAATCAAAGCCATCGACCTCACCGTCTTTGAAACTATGCCTAACCTTAAAACCCTCCTCATGGATAACAACAAGCTAACCACTCTGGATTCCAAGATCCTGAGCTCGCTGACATCCCTCACCACCGTGGGCCTCTCTGGCAATCTGTGGGAATGCAGCCCAAAGATCTGCGCCTTGGCCACATGGTTGAGTGGCTTCCAAGGTCGGTGGGAGCACTCCATCCTCTGCCACAGCCCCGACCACACCCAGGGAGAGGATATTCTGGACGCAGTGTATGGTTTTCAGCTTTGCTGGAATTTATCGACTGTGGTTACCCCTGTGGCTACGACATCGTACACAGCTCCAACTACTGAGTACACGAAAAGAATAAGCTCTTCTCATTTCCATGTGGGAGACAAAGAGATTCCAACTACAGCAGGCATGGTTGTTACCACCGAAGAACAGTTCCCTGAGCCAAACAATGCCATCTTCACTCAGAGGGTAATTACAGGAACAATGGctttattgttttctttcttttttatcatttttataGTGTTCATCTCCAGGAAGTGCTGCCCTCCCACACTAAGAAGAATTAGGCAGTGCTCAATGATTCAAAACCACAGGCAGCTCCGATCCCAAACACGGCTGCATATGGCCAATATGTCAGACCAAGGACCCTATAACGAGTACGAACCCACCCACGAAGGACCCTTCATCATCATCAATGGCTATGGACAGTGCAagtgccagcagctgccctATAAAGAATGTGAAGTATAA